A window of the Citrus sinensis cultivar Valencia sweet orange chromosome 9, DVS_A1.0, whole genome shotgun sequence genome harbors these coding sequences:
- the LOC107175581 gene encoding uncharacterized protein LOC107175581 — translation MKKIAVRISYGFKLAWIYEAIGGLPSTWVVKTKNKIPRILQWKPMASSRINFAEVYSFFNDESRLGDVLQTLEPNSKESSRNYWLSVKDYLPSIPDWVHKHQPSINAMPSVTRQSDEHDDHDDIPNPIPEQRHDTFEDEVGHNTFEDEVAVDDHQHQTDNSDDARDSESRTKQFNDYVRRRLDKIDRNVYEIKSELKDFKETVVGFIDTFSKRPNKDSPTARSYAAPDDVGVYTDVGNENLSTPTSLYSFYGDVSGESVQVFTEVPPGVSKFGRAYIPSYVYNSPYMIPPVRRGQNVRPLPRPQVMEHTIDMSTSVDVNPLRGLEDSSLFAEFDRWFTGDSRVRRRVQHPLSFFQIILGTASMGWLGDEHIHEYLRLISEKQRQYPNALLQRVTHTDTFFWVFLNQLWNNGNCAVDSMVFDDRLNSYLCGRQHTMSKSMTDVDMLLIPVNLDGAHWVLARVDFRKNKVWIYDSLLSNRDDKRYKLKFKPLEVIFPRWLEYVGFYNIRPELRSEDPWKAIAVKSAPQQEPGTGDCGVFVLMVTMYLMLGLRLEFNASHVEYFRKKIAIDIFNDDIIL, via the exons ATGAAGAAGATAGCTGTGAGGATcagttatggtttcaaattg GCTTGGATTTACGAAGCAATCGGAGGGTTGCCATCAACATGGGTCGTCAAAACGAAGAATAAGATTCCCCGCATTCTGCAATGGAAGCCCATGGCGTCTTCGAGAATCAACTTTGCGGAGGTTTATTCGTTCTTCAACGACGAATCTCGTCTT GGGGACGTTTTACAAACTCTTGAGCCAAATTCAAAGGAGAGTAGCAGAAATTATTGGCTCTCTGTGAAGGATTACTTGCCAAGCATTCCAGACTGGGTTCATAAG CACCAACCCTCAATCAACGCGATGCCGTCGGTTACAAGGCAATCAGACGAGCATGACGATCATGACGACATACCAAACCCAATACCAGAGCAGCGTCATGACACTTTTGAGGATGAGGTGGGGCATAACACCTTTGAGGATGAGGTGGCTGTTGATGACCACCAGCATCAAACAGACAACTCTGATGACGCACGGGATTCTGAG tcGAGGACAAAGCAGTTTAATGATTACGTACGACGACGGCTGGATAAGATTGATCGTAACGTGTATGAAATAAAGtcagaattaaaagattttaaagaaaccGTTGTTGGCTTCATCGACACATTTTCTAAACGTCCAAATAAGGATTCTCCCACTGCACGCTCGTATGCG GCCCCGGATGACGTTGGAGTGTATACTGACGTGGGCAATGAAAATTTGTCTACGCCCACGTCATTGTATAGTTTCTACGGGGATGTAAGTGGGGAGAGCGTGCAGGTGTTCACAGAGGTGCCTCCGGGCGTTAGTAAGTTCGGCCGCGCGTACATACCGTCGTATGTTTATAACAGTCCTTACATGATTCCTCCGGTCAGGCGAGGACAGAACGTCCGGCCTTTACCTCGACCCCAAGTCATGGAGCATACGATTGACATGAGTACGAGTGTGGATGTAAATCCACTAAGAGGATTGGAGGACTCTAGTCTGTTTGCTGAGTTTGATCGATGGTTCACTGGTGATAGTAGAGTCCGCCGGAGAGTCCAGCACCCGCTgtcattctttcaaataattttggggACAGCTTCGATGGGATGGCTAGGCGATGAG CATATTCACGAGTATCTCCGCTTGATTAGCGAGAAACAACGGCAGTATCCAAATGCCTTACTCCAACGTGTCACACATACtgacacatttttttgg GTGTTCTTGAATCAGTTATGGAATAACGGGAATTGTGCAGTCGATTCAATGGTATTCGACGACCGCTTGAATAGTTATCTTTGTGGGCGACAGCACACAATGTCTAAATCAATGACGGATGTCGATATG TTACTCATCCCTGTTAACTTGGACGGCGCGCATTGGGTACTAGCACGAGTTGACTTTCGGAAAAATAAAGTCTGGATTTATGACTCATTACTCTCAAATCGCGACGACAAAAGGTACAAGTTGAAATTCAagccacttgaagttatattccCTCGATGGTTGGAATATGTTGGCTTCTACAATATCCGACCGGAGTTGCGGAGTGAAGACCCGTGGAAAGCTATCGCAGTTAAGAGCGCGCCACAACAAGAGCCCGGAACTGGCGATTGCGGTGTTTTTGTATTGATGGTTACGATGTATTTAATGCTCGGGCTTAGATTGGAGTTTAACGCTAGTCATGTCGAATACtttagaaagaagattgcgattgatatatttaatgacgaTATTATATTGTAA
- the LOC102612253 gene encoding aspartic proteinase nepenthesin-1-like gives MAHAQALPLAAFFSYFSVLFLTHFTSSESTGFSLKLIPIFSPESPLYPGNLSQSERIHKMFEISKARANYMASMSKPNAFQELEDIHLPMAKQELFYSVEVNIGTPMKPQHLLFDTASSLVWTQCQPCIRCFDQTTPIFDPRASTTYSEIPCNDPLCRSPFKCQNGKCVYTRRYHVGDVTRGLASRETFAFPVRNGFTFVPRLAFGCSNDNSGFAFDGKISGILGFNASPLSLSSQLRNRIQGLFSYCLVREMEATSVIKFGRDADVRRRDLETTPILLPDIRPHFYLHLLEISIGRHIVRFPPGAFDIMRDGTGGFIIDTGTPVTFIRNGPYQTLMQRYDQILRSLGRQRIPYNASQEFDYCYRYDSSFKAYPSMTFHLQEADYIVQPENMYFIEPDRGRFCVAIQDDPKYSILGAWQQQNMLIIYDLNVPALRFGSENCANGRQ, from the coding sequence ATGGCCCATGCTCAAGCTCTTCCATTAGCtgctttcttttcttatttctcaGTGCTCTTTTTAACTCATTTCACATCTTCAGAATCAACAGGATTCAGCCTAAAACTCATACCCATTTTTTCTCCCGAATCTCCTTTGTATCCTGGAAATCTCTCCCAATCAGAAAGAATTCATAAAATGTTCGAGATCTCAAAAGCAAGGGCTAATTATATGGCGTCAATGTCAAAACCAAATGCTTTTCAAGAGCTTGAAGATATCCATCTTCCTATGGCCAAACAAGAATTATTCTACTCTGTGGAAGTAAACATTGGTACCCCAATGAAGCCACAACACTTACTTTTCGACACAGCCAGTAGTCTTGTTTGGACGCAGTGCCAACCCTGCATCCGTTGCTTCGATCAAACGACTCCAATATTTGATCCGAGGGCTTCAACCACTTATTCAGAGATTCCTTGCAATGACCCTCTTTGTCGCAGCCCATTCAAGTGTCAAAACGGCAAATGCGTATACACAAGACGGTATCATGTTGGAGACGTTACGCGAGGACTCGCCTCCAGGGAGACCTTCGCGTTCCCTGTCCGCAATGGATTCACTTTTGTCCCTCGCCTGGCCTTTGGCTGCTCAAACGACAACTCCGGTTTCGCTTTCGACGGAAAGATTTCAGGAATTTTGGGATTCAATGCTTCACCGCTTTCATTAAGCAGCCAACTGAGAAACAGGATTCAAGGCCTTTTCTCTTACTGTTTGGTCCGCGAAATGGAGGCCACCAGTGTCATAAAATTTGGTCGCGATGCTGATGTACGGAGGAGAGATCTTGAAACTACCCCAATCTTGCTCCCGGACATAAGAcctcatttttatttgcaCTTGCTGGAGATTAGTATTGGACGTCACATAGTTAGATTCCCACCAGGAGCTTTCGATATCATGAGAGATGGAACCGGGGGTTTTATCATAGACACCGGGACACCAGTCACTTTTATCCGAAATGGTCCTTATCAGACTCTCATGCAACGCTATGATCAAATCTTGAGATCATTAGGCCGTCAAAGAATACCGTACAATGCATCTCAAGAATTTGACTATTGTTATAGGTATGATTCGAGTTTTAAGGCTTATCCATCGATGACATTTCATCTCCAAGAAGCGGATTATATAGTACAgcctgaaaatatgtacttcaTTGAACCAGATCGAGGTCGTTTCTGTGTGGCAATTCAAGACGACCCGAAATATAGTATACTGGGAGCATGGCAGCAGCAGAATATGCTAATCATTTATGATCTGAACGTGCCTGCGCTTCGATTTGGATCTGAAAATTGTGCAAATGGGCGCCAGTGA
- the LOC102612553 gene encoding aspartic proteinase nepenthesin-1, whose amino-acid sequence MSQIHQSFLVLTFFCCLALLSQSHFTASKSDGLIRLQLIPVDSLEPQNLNESQKFHGLVEKSKRRASYLKSISTLNSSVLNPSDTIPITMNTQSSLYFVNIGIGRPITQEPLLVDTASDLIWTQCQPCINCFPQTFPIYDPRQSATYGRLPCNDPLCENNREFSCVNDVCVYDERYANGASTKGIASEDLFFFFPDSIPEFLVFGCSDDNQGFPFGPDNRISGILGLSMSPLSLISQIGGDINHKFSYCLVYPLASSTLTFGDVDTSGLPIQSTPFVTPHAPGYSNYYLNLIDVSIGTHRMMFPPNTFAIRDVERGLGGCIMDSGSAFTSMERTPYRQVLEQFMAYFERFHLIRVQTATGFELCYRQDPNFTDYPSMTLHFQGADWPLPKEYVYIFNTAGEKYFCVALLPDDRLTIIGAYHQQNVLVIYDVGNNRLQFAPVVCKGPNMVDAIVSVVLEQLISMAVEESKEQMKLVTGVSKEVKKLTCNLRAIQAVLNDADQRQVQEEGARLWLDQLKDASCDMEDVLDE is encoded by the exons ATGTCTCAAATTCATCAATCTTTTCTGGTCCTCACTTTCTTTTGTTGCCTTGCACTTCTCTCCCAATCCCATTTCACTGCTTCAAAATCTGATGGATTGATTAGGTTACAGCTCATCCCCGTTGACTCTCTAGAGCCACAAAACCTGAACGAGTCACAAAAATTTCATGGACTtgttgaaaaatcaaaaaggaGGGCTTCCTATTTGAAGTCGATTTCGACTCTCAATTCATCAGTACTGAACCCATCAGATACTATTCCAATTACTATGAACACACAGAGTTCCTTATATTTCGTAAATATAGGAATCGGAAGGCCAATAACACAAGAGCCCTTATTAGTGGACACTGCTAGTGACCTCATTTGGACGCAATGCCAACCTTGCATCAATTGTTTCCCACAAACATTTCCAATTTACGATCCAAGGCAATCCGCTACCTACGGTAGACTTCCTTGTAACGATCCGTTGTGTGAAAATAATCGCGAATTCAGCTGTGTCAATGATGTATGTGTCTACGATGAGCGGTATGCCAATGGTGCCTCAACCAAAGGTATTGCTTCGGaagatttattctttttctttcctgaTAGTATTCCTGAATTTTTAGTCTTTGGCTGCTCAGATGACAACCAAGGCTTCCCTTTCGGTCCAGATAATAGGATTTCTGGGATCTTAGGATTAAGCATGTCTCCTCTTTCTTTAATAAGTCAAATAGGAGGTGATATCAATCATAAATTTTCGTACTGTTTAGTCTATCCTCTAGCTTCTAGCACGCTGACATTCGGAGACGTTGATACGAGTGGACTACCGATTCAATCAACTCCATTTGTCACCCCACACGCACCTGGATATTCTAATTACTATCTGAATTTGATTGATGTTAGCATCGGAACACATCGTATGATGTTTCCTCCTAATACTTTTGCGATTAGAGACGTTGAAAGAGGATTAGGGGGCTGCATTATGGACTCTGGGAGTGCTTTTACGTCCATGGAACGAACTCCTTACAGGCAAGTGCTGGAACAATTTATGGCTTATTTTGAACGATTCCACCTCATAAGAGTTCAAACAGCCACAGGTTTTGAGCTTTGCTACAGACAAGATCCAAATTTTACGGACTATCCTTCAATGACCTTGCATTTTCAAGGGGCTGACTGGCCTCTGCCAAAGGAgtatgtttatattttcaatactGCCGGAGAGAAGTACTTTTGCGTTGCACTGCTCCCGGATGACAGATTAACTATAATAGGAGCCTatcatcaacaaaatgttCTGGTCATATACGATGTTGGTAATAATCGGCTTCAATTTGCTCCGGTGGTTTGTAAAGGTCCGAA CATGGTTGATGCAATCGTATCTGTAGTTTTGGAGCAGCTGATTTCAATGGCTGTTGAAGAGTCAAAAGAACAGATGAAGCTTGTAACGGGTGTCAGCAAAGAAGTGAAGAAGCTGACCTGCAATCTTCGAGCCATTCAGGCTGTGCTGAATGATGCAGACCAAAGACAAGTGCAGGAGGAAGGTGCCAGACTCTGGCTTGATCAACTCAAAGATGCATCTTGTGACATGGAAGATGTGTTGGATGAGTAG
- the LOC102620253 gene encoding aspartic proteinase nepenthesin-1-like — MEATSILRFGKDANIQRKDMKTIRMFVDRSSHYYLSLQDISVADHRIGFAPGTFALRRNGTGGCMIDTGAIATFIQRGPYEVVMRHFDEHFTSFGRQRMHNAYEDWEYCYRYDSRFRAYASMTFHFDRADFKVEPTYMYFIFQNEGYFCVAISFSDRNSVVGAWQQQDTRFVYDLNTGTIQFVPENCANDHFL; from the coding sequence ATGGAGGCTACAAGCATCCTGAGGTTTGGCAAAGATGCAAATATTCAGAGGAAGGATATGAAAACAATTCGAATGTTTGTCGATAGATCGAGCCATTACTACCTAAGTTTACAAGACATTAGTGTTGCTGACCATCGCATTGGATTTGCACCTGGAACTTTTGCTCTTCGCAGAAATGGAACCGGGGGTTGTATGATTGACACTGGGGCTATAGCCACTTTCATCCAAAGGGGTCCTTATGAGGTTGTTATGAGACATTTTGATGAACATTTTACGTCATTTGGCCGCCAAAGAATGCATAACGCATATGAGGATTGGGAGTATTGTTACAGATATGACTCGAGATTTCGTGCATATGCATCGATGACCTTTCATTTTGATAGAGCAGATTTTAAAGTTGAACCCacttatatgtattttattttccaaaatgaaGGGTACTTTTGTGTGGCAATATCATTTTCTGACAGAAACAGTGTAGTGGGAGCATGGCAGCAACAAGACACAAGATTTGTTTATGATCTTAATACGGGCACAATTCAATTTGTGCCTGAAAATTGTGCAAATGATCACTTCTTGTGA
- the LOC127899955 gene encoding uncharacterized protein LOC127899955, which produces MTTRLTTWADEIVTERRTLAERMIVRPVSPHRFQVVGGGLKEGLVDLQKKTCSCRVFQLDQLVCAHAIAACLTHRVDFINLCSDFYTTESLAMAYAQPVEPVGDVADWEVPDEVQEMQVYPLVEAPPPGRRKELRIPSTGEDVDRRTVRCGRCHELGHNRKRCKNPIASTRS; this is translated from the coding sequence ATGACTACTCGGCTAACAACATGGGCGGATGAAATAGTCACTGAGAGGAGAACTTTAGCTGAAAGAATGATAGTTCGGCCGGTGTCTCCGCATCGATTTCAAGTGGTAGGCGGTGGGCTTAAGGAAGGTTTGGTTGACTTGCAAAAGAAAACTTGCTCCTGCAGAGTGTTCCAGCTTGATCAGCTTGTGTGTGCTCATGCAATTGCGGCGTGTTTAACACACCGGGTGGATTTTATTAACCTTTGCTCGGACTTTTACACTACAGAATCGTTGGCGATGGCTTATGCACAACCAGTAGAGCCAGTTGGTGATGTGGCTGATTGGGAAGTTCCAGATGAAGTTCAGGAGATGCAAGTATACCCACTAGTTGAGGCACCACCACCTGGCCGTCGTAAAGAGCTCAGAATACCCTCGACTGGCGAGGACGTTGACCGGCGGACTGTAAGATGCGGTCGGTGTCATGAACTAGGCCATAATCGTAAGAGATGTAAGAATCCCATTGCGTCGACTCGAAGTTAG
- the LOC112496371 gene encoding putative disease resistance protein At3g14460 codes for MAQGYFSQRPNKEIDVIGEECFDIIARRSFFQEFVKNDDDEILSCKMHDIVHDFAQFLSKNECFTVEIDGREEPFIDSLGQNVRHSMVKLGKGAPFPISFCSVKRLRSLLIDDNGDDEFWLTEVLPQLFDELTCLRELDFAMFQMWSWNGFIKEIPKNIEKLVHLRYLNLSRLKIEKLPETLCELYNLQLLNVESCQDLKELPQGFGKLINLMYLLNRGTESLRYLPAGIERLTSLRRVEKFVVGRGVVGSKACGVESLRNLNLLRYCYIYGLGDLGDVGEARSSELENKKTSLICFFILVMVMKKGRERRTKKFLKLYSHLQI; via the coding sequence ATGGCTCAAGGTTACTTTAGTCAAAGACCAAATAAAGAGATAGATGTCATCGGTGAAGAGTGTTTTGACATCATAGCTAGACGCTCCTTCTTTCAGGAATTTGtgaaaaatgatgatgatgaaatctTATCTTGCAAGATGCATGATATAGTACATGATTTTGCCCAATTTTTAAGTAAGAACGAGTGTTTTACGGTAGAAATAGATGGTCGTGAAGAACCATTTATAGACTCTTTAGGGCAGAATGTTCGTCATTCAATGGTAAAGCTTGGTAAAGGGGCTCCATTCCCTATCTCCTTTTGTTCTGTTAAAAGATTGCGTAGCCTCTTAATTGATGATAATGGCGATGATGAATTTTGGCTTACTGAGGTCCTACCCCAGTTATTCGATGAATTAACATGTTTAAGGGAATTAGATTTTGCTATGTTTCAAATGTGGTCGTGGAACGGTTTCATAAAAGAAATtccaaaaaatatagaaaaattagtGCATTTGAGATACCTTAATTTGTCCCGTTTGAAGATAGAAAAACTTCCGGAGACGTTATGTGAGTTATATAATCTACAGCTTTTGAATGTTGAAAGTTGTCAAGATCTGAAAGAACTACCTCAAGGGTTTGGAAAGTTGATAAACCTGATGTACTTACTAAATCGCGGCACTGAATCGTTAAGATACTTGCCAGCAGGAATTGAGAGACTGACCAGTCTGCGGAGAGTAGAAAAGTTTGTAGTTGGTAGAGGTGTTGTTGGTAGCAAAGCATGTGGAGTTGAATCTCTGAGAAACCTTAATCTCCTTAGatattgttatatatatgGGCTTGGTGATCTGGGCGATGTGGGTGAGGCCAGGAGTTCAGAGCTTGAGAACAAGAAAACCTCATTgatttgcttctttattttggtCATGGTAATGAAgaaaggaagagaaagaaggaCGAAGAAGTTCTTGAAGCTTTACAGCCACCTCCAAATCTAA